In the Sandaracinus amylolyticus genome, GCCCGCGCGCCTCCCCGAGCCACCGTTGCCGCACGCGCTCGCGACGAGCAGGAGCAGCGCGATCCCACACCCGCGGTGCATCAGCCTCCGTCCGCTTCGCCGCTCGTGACGACCGCCGCGGTGCCGCGACCCTGGGCGTCGGTGGAGAGCGCGAACCACACCATCTGATCGCCGCGCTGCGCGACGAGCGCGGGGCGCACGTCGTGGCTCGGGCGGATGCGCGGATCGTCGCCCGGGTCGAGCACGCGCCAGCCGTAGGCGGGCAGCTCGCGACGGTAGAAGCTCTCGAGCTGACCCTCTTCGAGCTCCGAGCCCTGGTAGATCGTCGCGACCTCGTCGATGCCTTCCTCGCGCGCGCTGACGACGCGTCGCGCGCCCGGCGGGCGCGGGATGTCGGTGGGGTCGACGCCCGGCGCGTCGCCGGTCTCCGGCATCAGCTGGTCGAAGCGCAGCGAGCCCTCGCTCCAGATCGCGACGAAGTGCGTGCGGTCGTTCGACGCGGGCTCGACGTAGACGTAGCGGAGATCGCCGAGGTCGTGCAGGTCGCGGGTCTGCCGGAAGCGGCGGAAGCGCTGCACGAAGACGTCGACGTCGGCGCGCTCGTGGCCGAGGTCGAGGCAGGCGACGAACCCGACGCCGTCGCGCTCCTCGCGGAGCAGCGGGCGGAACGTCTCGAGCCGCCGCGCCTCGGGCGCGTCGGGGTGCTCCGCGACGACCTCGGAGAACTGGGCCATGAGGTGCGCGTCGACCTGCTCGCAGCGCTGCTCGAAGCGCGCGAGCACCTCGCGCGGCGGCATCGGCGCCATGCCCGAGCTGAAGAAGATGCGCTGGCCGTTGACCATCAGCTGGCGCGGCGTGTCCTGCCGCGTCGCGTCGGCGAGCATCATCATCTCGGCGCCCGCGCCGAGCAGGTGCTCGCCGAGCTGGCCCTGGACCCGCTGGTAGGCGCCGAACGCGAGCACGGCCGCGACGATCAGCATGGTCGCGGTGACCCGCGCGATCTTCGGGAGCAGGCCCTCGGGGCGCTCGGCGATCTTCTTGCGGCTCGCGCCGACGGGCGGCGGAGTGGTTGCGCTCGTGGTCGTCGGATCGTCCATCGCTCACGCCCCCGAGAAGAAGTCGAAGAGCGCCTCGTACCAGGGCGTCTCGTCGTCGCCGCGCTGATCCTCGTTGCAGGCGATCAGCAACTCCCAGCGCAGCGTGCGGCTGCCGCCACCGAGCGACTCGGGGCGCGCGATGTCCACGTCGCGACGGCCCCCGAACTCGTCGATCATGAAGAGCGTGTTCGCGACCCAGCGGAGCGCGCCGCCGAGCCCGTCGATGCCGCCCGCGGTCTCGCCGTCGAACTGCATGCCCTCTTCGAGCACGGTGGGCGAGGGCGCCGACGTGTTGCAGCCGGTGAAGGCGTGCGACCACGCGTGATCACGGAGCGTCGCCATGTTCCGCTGCGCGTCGCGGAAGCCGAAGTGGATGTAGAGGATGATCCCCCACACCAGGATGATCACCGGGAGCATGATGACCGCCTCGGCCATCGCTGCGCCCTTCTGATCACCGAGCAGGCGCCGCGCGAAGCCGGGGCGCTTCGGTCCTTCCACGCGCATCAGTGCACCACCACGTTCTGCAGCTCGCCGAGCGCGCTGCAGCCCGGGATGCTGCAGCCGTCCGCGCCGCCGCCGCCGAGCCGGAACCGGCGCAGGCGCGCGCGCCAGCGCTGGTGCCAGGTCCACTCCTCGCGCTCGTGATCGCCCTCGAAGGGCTGCTCGTAGAAGTACTCCGACTGGGCGAAGCCGACGCGCGTCGCGTAGTCGAGGGTGTCGTAGACGCCGGAGCCGGTCTGCTCGGTGTCCCACGCGGCGACGGCGACGCCGTGGCGGGTCCAGCCGAAGGGCGAGTTGCCGTACATCAGCGTGCGGATCTGGAAGGGGCTCTCGCCGAGCTCCGAGCCGTCGGTGACGCGCTGGAAGTAGTCGGGGCACCACTCGCGCGCCGCCGAGGTGATGCGCGCGAGGCCGTAGAGCGCGCCGGCGCCGTACCACGGGTTGAAGATGTCGAAGTCGGCGTGGATCGGCGCGACTAGCTCCGCGATGCCGAGCGCGGGCCAGCGCACCTTGTTGTCGCAGGGCCAGTCGCCGTCGTGGTCTTCGGCCTGGAGCTCGGGGAAGAGCGGGAACATCACGCCGAGCTCGACCGGAGGGTTGTAGGGGCGGCTCGTGCTGTACCCGATGACCAGGCCCTGCGCGGCGAGCGGCGAGCCGTGTCGCACCGCGACCGCGACGCCGTGGGTCGCGGTCATGATCGGGTCGATGATGCGCTCGACCTGGTTGTGGATGTTGTGGGCCGACGACGCGTCGGTCCCGTACTTGATGGCGTAGTAACAGCCCTCGCAGCAGTAGGCGCACCAGGGGCCGCAGCCGAGGCAGGTGAGCCCCGCGGCGATCGCGGCGGCGTCGAGCATCTCGGCGGCGACCTGGAGGCCGGTCTCCACCGCGGCGAGCGCGGCCATCACGATGTTGAGCAGCGCGATGATGTTCATGCCGCGCGCGTGCACGACGGCGGCGCTGAACGCCGATGCGTCGGCGGCGTCCTGCATGCGCTCGCGGAAGAGCAGCGCGCCGCCGATGCCCCAGACGTAATAGAGGATGCCGACGAGCATCGCCGACATGAAGACGCCGATCACCATGATCGCGCCGCGTTGATCGAGCGTCAGCGCGGGGAACGCGGCGCTCGTGATGGGCCGTCGAGTTTTGGTGCTCGCGAGATTCCCGCTCACGCTGTGCGCCGGCTGCAACAACACTGCCATGGTGTGAGGCACACGATCCTACACGAATCGTCGTGGATCGACCCCTGCGGCGTGCCCACTCGGCGCAGAGCGGGGACGAGCGACCCCACCGCTTCTTGCGCAGCTGGGGTCAGCACACCGTGCGACGCGTCGAACGCCTGCGTTCTGCGAACGCAGGTGCGCTTCGCTCAGATGTTGCGCAACCGCTCGCGGAGCACGCGGGCGATCTCGGTCGCGCCGGGCTCGCGCAGGATCGTGAGGTGGTTGCCGTCGACCTCGTGGTACGTCGCGCCGCCGCGCAGCAGCGCGCTCCATCCGAGGTCGCGATCGATGCGGTCGCCCGGGAACACGCGGCGATGGCGCGCGGTGAAGACCAGCGCGGGGCCCTCGTAGGGGCGCATGCCGGGGTCGTAGCGCTCGGCGGCGGCGCGGAATCGCTCGTCGCGGATCGCGTCGATCGCCTCGGTCGTCAGCGCGCCGGGATCGATCGCGGTCGCGGGGGCGTCGCTGCGTCGGACGACGCGCTGGGTGATCGCGGCGTGCAGGTGCGCGAGGAACTCGCGCGGCTCGCGCAGGCGCGCGAGGTGGGTGCGCGCGCGGCCGAGCAGCCCGGCCTTGTGGAGACCGCGCGGGAGGATCGTGTCGAAGAGGACGAGCAGCTCGACGCGCTCTCCTTCGGCGCGCAGCCGCTGCGCGACCTCGTACGCGACGACCCCGCCGAACGAGACGCCGCCGAGCAGGTACGGGCCGCGCGGCTGGAGCGCGCGCATGCGCGCGAGGTACGCCGGCGCCATCACGTGCACGTCGAGCGGCGCGCCGACCACGTCGGCCTCGCACGCGAGCAGGCCGCCGAGCACCGCGCGATCGGCGGACATCGCATCGCCGAGCGCGGCGTAGAGCTGCACGCCGCAGAGCAGGAAGAACGGCGCGCGCGCGGGATCGAGGGTCTGGCGCGCCGGCGCGTTGAGCGGGACGAGGGTCGCGTCGGTGCTCGACGTGGTGCCGTCCTCGATGGCGCGCGCGAGCGCGCGCACGGTGGGCGCGCGGAAGATCGTGCCGAGCTCGATCGGGCCGCGCGCCGAGAGCTTCGAGAGCAGGCGCACTGCGAGCAGCGAGTGCCCGCCGAGCTCGAAGAAGCTCTCGTTCACGCCGACCTCGGGCACGCCGAGGAGCTCGCAGAAGAGCGCGGCGATCCACGTCTCGAACGCGCCCTCGGGCGGATCGGCGCGGCGCGCGCGGGACGACGTGCCGAGCTCGGGCGCGGGGAGGGCGCGCCGATCGACCTTGCCGCTCGGGGTGATCGGGAGCGCGTCGATCGCGACGAACGCGGAGGGGATCATCGACGCGGGGAGCGACCGCTCGCAGGTGGCGCGGAGCACGCCGGGATCGACGTCGCGATCGCGCAGCACGATCCACGCGACGAGGCGCAGCGTGCCCGAGGCATCGGGGCGCGCGCCGACGACCACGTCGCGCACGCGTGGATCGGCGCGCAGCACCGACTCGATCTCGCCGGGCTCGATGCGGAAGCCCCGGATCTTCAGCTGCTCGTCGGCGCGACCGAGGATCTCGAGCTCGCCGCGCGCGTTCCATCGCGCGAGGTCGCCGGTGCGCATCATCGTGGTGCCGCGCGCGAACGGATCGGGCCCGAAGCGCGCGGCGGTGAGCTCGGGGCGCGCGTGGTAGCCGAGCGCGACCTGCGGGCCCGAGAGCGCGAGCTCGCCGATCGCACCGCGCGGCGCGAGCTGACCCCCGGCGTCGAGCACGTACGCGCGACAGGTGCCGAGCGGCCTTCCGATCGGGAGCTCGCTCGGGGTCGCGCTGCCGGGATCGTGGAGCGTGCTGGTGATCGTGACCTCGGTCGGGCCGTACGCGTTCACGAAGCGCACGCGGGGATGGCGAGCACGCCAGGTCGCGTAGGCGCTCGCGCTCGGTCGCTCGCCGCCGACGATCACGAGGCGCACGCACGCGGGCAGCGCGCGATCGTGATCGTGCAGGTGCAGCGCGACCTCGGTGAAGAACGCGCTGGGCACGTTCACGACGGTGATCGCGTGGCGCTCGAGCTCGTCGAGGAACGTGTCGATCGACGCCGCCGCGCGCTCGCTGCGCGGGACCACGCAGGCGCCGGCGAGCCAGGTGGGCAGCATCTCTTCGATCGAGACGTCGAAGCTCGGCGAGGTGAACTGCAGGCAGCGATCGCGCGCATCGAGCGCGTAGGCCGGCACGATCGCGCAGGCGTGAGCGAGCAGCGCGCGATGCGGGACGAGCACGCCCTTGGGGCGACCGGTCGAGCCCGAGGTGTAGATCAGCGTCGCGGGCGCGTCGGGATCGAGGTCGATCGGTGCGATGGGATCGAGCTCGCTCGGCGCGTCGATCGCGAGGCTCGGGTGCGCGGCGAACGACGCGCGGGTGTGGTCCTCGACGATCACGCGCTTCGCGCCCGCGTCGTCGAGCACCATCGCGATGCGATCGCGCGGCCACTCGGGATCGATCGGGAGGTACACCGCGCCGGCGCGCAGCACGCCGAGCAGCGCGGTCGCGAGGTGCGGGCCGCGCCGCACCGAGACCGCGACGACGTCGCCGATCGCGATGCCCTCGTGGGCGAGGCGCGCCGCGAGCACGCCCGCGTCGTGATCGAGCTGCGCGAAGGTGTGCGTCGGCAGCGCGTGTGCATCCCGTGCGACCACGGCGATCGCGGCGGTGATCATGGTCGCGTCGCAGGGCATCAGCGCGCCGTCGCCGCCCGCGAGCGCGAGCAGCGCGCGCTGCTCGTCGTCGCCGACCATGACGAGCTCGCCGACGCGCGCGTGGGGGCGCTCCGCGATGCCGCGCAGGATCGCGACCAGGTGATCGCGCACGTGCGCGATCAGGTCGGGATCGAAGCGCGCGGGATCGTGCTCGAGCTTCAGGATCAGATCGTCGTGATCCTGGTAGGCCGCGAGCACGAGCGGGGGCTCGCTCTGCTCGTGCACGCTCACCCTTCGATCGCACCACGCGCCGCCGAGCGCGCGCAGCGCGCGATCGACGAGGTAGCGCTCGAACACCACCAGGCTCTCGAAGAGCGCGGGCAGGCCGGTCCACTCGCGGATCGACGTGAGCGGCGTGTGCTCGTGGGCGCGGACCGCGAGCCCGAGCGCGCGCAGATCGCGCAGCACCGCGAGCACGTCGCGCTCGGGTGGGACCGCGACGCGGAGCGGCGTGGTGTGGATCAGACAGCCCACCGCCTCGAGCGCCTCGGGCACGGTGCCGTGACGCCCGGCGCGCGTCGATCCGAAGCACACGTCGTCCTCGCGCGCGTGCCGCGCGAGCACGATCGCCCACGCGGCCTGCACCGCGTTCGCGAGGGTGAACCCGTGCTGCACGCCGAGCTCGACCAGGCGCGAGGTGGCGCTCGCGCCGAGCCGTGCCTCGAGCTCGACGTGGCGCGCCCCGCTCGGCTCGGCGCCGCGCGAGGCGGGCAGCGGCGTGGGCCCGCCGAAGCCGCGCAGCTGCTCGCTCCAGAACGCGCGATCGGCGGCGAGGTCGCGCCGCGCGAGGTGCTCGCAGTGCGCGCGCATCGAGGGCGGGCGCGGCGGATCGTAGGCCTCGCCCTCGTCGTAGCGCTGCATCACCTCGCGCAGCACGCGGGTGAACGAGCGCCCGTCGAGCAGCGCGTGGTGGAACGTGAAGACCAGCGTGCGATCGAGCAGCGTCACGCGCGCGCCGGGGGCGCGGCCGAGGTCCACGCCGCGCGCACGATCCTCGACGAGGAAGCGCGCGAGATCGCCGGTGCTCGCCTGCTCGAAGGGCAAGGTCGCGCGCTCGAGCACGCGCTGGCGGGGCTCGCCGTCGTGCCACACGAAATGCGTGCGCAGCGCCTCGAAGCGCTCGGTGCCCCACACCCACGCCGCGCGCATCCGCGCGACGTCGATCGCCTCGGGCAGCTGCACCACGAGCTGCTCGATCTCGACCCCTGGCGTGCTCGCGCGCAGGCTGTGCACCAGCATCGCGTGCTGGGTCGGCGTGAGCGGGAATTCGACGTCGCCCGCGGGCTCGTCGTCGTGTGCGCGCAGCGCGGCGTGGACCGCGGCCGAGAGCGGGACGGCGCTCATCGATCGACCTCCTCGATCGCAGCGTGAGAGATGCCTCGCGACGCGCGCTCCCTCGCGGGCCCGCGCGTTTCGCCGGGGGTAGACTCCGCGGCTCCATGCAGATCCCTGGCGACTACATCGGCGGACGCTTCGTCCCGCCCACTGGCGAGCCCCTGATCTCCGAGAATCCCGCGCGCGATGGCGAGCACGTCGTGCACACCGCGTGGAGCGCCGACCGCGTCGCCGATGCCGTCGCCGCTGCGAAGGACGCCCAGGTCGCGTGGTCGCGACGCTCGTTCGACGATCGCCTCGCCGCGCTGCACCGCTTCCGCGCGGTGATCGTCGCCCAGAAGGAGCGCCTGGCCGACGCGATCGTGAAGGAGATCGGCAAGATCCGATCGGAGGCGCGGGTCGAGATCGACTCGCTGATCGGACGTTTCGATCTGGTCGCGGCGCAGATCCGGAACGACCTGCGCGACGGGCCGCTGCCCGGCTTCCCGAACGAGGCGCTGCGCTGGCATCCGCATGGAGTCGTCGGGGTGATCGGCCCCTTCAACTTCCCCCTTCATCTCTGTCACGCACACGTAGTTCCCGCGCTCCTGCTCGGAAACACGGTCGTGATGAAGCCGAGCGAAGTCGCACCGCTCTGCGGGATCCGCTACGCCGAGGCCGCGCACGAGGCGGGGCTTCCGGCGGGCGTGCTGAACGTCGTGCAGGGGCGCGGTCCGACCGGCGCGGCGATGGTCGCGCACCGCGACGTGCACGGGCTCGCGTTCACCGGGAGCTGGCCCGTCGGTCGCCGCATCAGCGAGGCCGCGCTCGACAAGCCCGAGATGCTCGTGGCGCTCGAGATGGGCGGCAAGAACACGGTGATCGTCTGCGAGGACGCCGACGTGCGACAGGCCGCGCACGAGATCGCGGTCGGCGCGTACCTCACGACGGGCCAGCGCTGCACCTGCACCGATCGTGTGCTCGTGCATCGCGCGCTCGCGAAGCCGCTGATCGACGCGCTCAGGAAGATCGTGGGCGCGCTGAGGTTCGGCGATCCCGACGACGCGAGCGCGTTCGCGGGACCGATGGCGACCCGCGCGGGGCGCGACAGGCTCGAGGCCGCGATGGCGAGCGCAGTGCGCGCGGGCGCCGACGTGGTGGTCGAGGGCAAGCGCTTGCCCGGTGGGCTCTATCGCAGCGGCTCGGTGCACGTGCTGCCCGAGGGCGTGCACGACGTGCCGGGCTACACCGACACCGAGCTCTTCGGGCCCGACGTCGGCGTCGAGATCGTCGAGAGCGACGACGAGGCGATCGCGGTGCTGAACGCGTCGCCCTACGGCTTCGCGAACAGCGTGTTCACCTCGAGCGACGCGCGCTTCGATCGTTACTACCGCGAGACGCGCTGCGGGATCCTCAACCGCAACCGCAGCACCAACCAGGCCTCGCCGCGCCTTCCGTTCGGCGGCACCGGGCGCAGCGGCAACTTCCGCCCGGCGGGCTCGTTCGCGCCGCGCAACCTCGCGATCCCGGTCGCGGTGCAGAGCAACTCGGTGCTCTCGATGGCGGCCCACGCGTCGATCGCGCGCGCGCTGCCGCCGCACGATCTCGAGCGGCTCGAGGCGATGCACGACGCCGAGGAGCGCGCCGAGGCGAACCGCACCCCGAGCGCCGATGCGCGCCCGATGCGCGTCGTGCGGCCCAAGGGCGGGGCGGTCCCCGAGAGCACGAAGTGGGTCGAGCGGCTCTACGCGGGTGATCGCGTGCCGCGCGAGAAGAAGCAGCTCGTGTTCGATCACGTGCGCTCGCACGGACCGTTCATGGTCAGCGTCGATCCCACGCCGCTCTCGGTGATCGACGCGATGAGCCAGACCGCGACGATGCCGTTCGGCTTCTCGCACGAGAACCTGGTGCGCGCGTACGTCGGGGGCGAGTGGGGCGACGCGATGCTGCGCCCCCACGACATCACGCTGCCGAGCTCGGAGCTCGACGGTCCGGGACAGCGCGCCGCGGAGCATTTCGCGCAGACGCTGCGCGCACTGGTGCCGGGGCTGCCCACGGTGTGCTTCGCGGGCAGTGGCGCGGAGGCGAACGAGAAGGCGCTCGCGTTGGCTCGCCTGCACGCCAAGGATCGCGGCCCCCGCGTCCTCGCGTTCGACGGCAGCTTCCACGGCCGCACGCTCTTCGCGCTGCATGCGACGCACTCGCCGAGCAAGCGCACGCCCTTCGAGATCGCAGGGCACGAAGCGACGTTCGCGCCGTGGCCGCTCTGGGGCACGCCCAACGACGGCGAGCCCGAGGAGCCCGCGGGGTGGCGCGACGTCTGCGCGCGCGGTGACGCGCAGGCGCTGCGCGCGCGCTTCGGCAACAGCGACGATCCGCTGCTGCGCGCCGAGGTGGAGTCGCTCGCGCTGGTGATCGACACGCTGCTGCGGCACGAGCACTTCGTCGTGATCGTCGAGCCGATGCAGAGCGAGGGCGGCGATCGTTACGCGACGGCGCGCTTCCATCGCGGGCTGCGGCTGGTGACGCGCGCGCTCGGCGTGCCGCTGGTGATGGACGAGGTGCAGTGCGGGTTCGGGCTCGGCGGCTCGTTCGCGTGGCACCGCCGGTTCGGGCTGGTCGACGCGGAGGGCAACGCGGACACGCCCGACTGCCTGACCATCGCGAAGCGCGCGCAGGTCGGCATCGTGATGAGCCGGTTCGCCGATCCCGAGCCCACGCAGGCGTTCGTCGCGTCGATGATCCGCGGTCGCCTGCACGCGACGATGCTCGCGACGAGCGACGACGGCGCGCGCGTCGAGGCGATGGTGCGGGCGCGGGTGCCCGAGCTCGAGCGGCGCTGGGGCCACCGCATCCGCTGCGTGCGCGTGCAGGGCTTCGCGTTCGCGTTCGATCTGGCAACTCCCGCGGAGCTCGACGCGTACCTCGGGCAGCGCTTCTGGCGCGGCGCGATCGCGTTCGCCGCGGGCGATCGCACCGTGCGCTATCGCCTCAACGCGAGCTTCGAGGAGCACGACGTCGACGAGGTGTTCCGCGTGGTGCACCAGTCGCTCGCGTGGCTCGACGCGCACCCGCACGAGAAGGCGCCGGAGTGGCACGACGTCGCGAGCCCGCCGCGTCCCGCCCAGCCCGAGGTGCGCATCCGCCGCGCCGCGCCCGACGAGGTCGAGGCGCTGCTGCCGCCGATCCTCGGGCTCGAGGAGCAGGTGTACGAGCCGGCGCGCCGCGATCCCGAGCATCGCCTCCGTCTCGGCTTCGAGGATCCCGACGGGATCGTCGTGCTCGCGGAGCGCAAGGACGGCGACGCGTGGACGCTCGTCGGCTACGCGATGGCCGCGCCGATCGAGCGTGTTCCCGAGGTGTCGGGCCCCGATCGTGACCCCGCGCGCGGGCGCGCCGACACGATCTACAGCCTCGCGCTGACGGTCGATCCCGCGCTGCAGGGCACGGGCATCGGACGTCGGCTCAAGGCCGCGCAGCTCGATCATGCGCGCGCGATGAAGCGCGCCGATGGCTCGCCGCGTTATCGGTGGTGCACCGGCCGCAATCGGCTCGGGCACGCCGACGCGATGATGCGCCTCAACGACTCGTTCGGCGCGTTCACCGCGGTGACGCTCGAGAACCAGTACGGCGAGGACGCGCTCGCGCGGTACTACCGCCAGCCGCTCGGGCCGATCGCGGTCGAGGGCGGTGTGCCGGGGAGCGAGGGCGTCGTCGATCTCGCGAGCGGTCTGGTCGCGCCCTTCGCCGCGCCGCCGGCGACGCTGGTGCGCGCGGAGCGCGAGGGCATCGTGTCGGGCGCGACGATCGACAAGATCACGCTGCTCAACTACGTGACCCCGCCGGCGGTGCGCGCGATCGAGCACGTCGCTGCGCTGAGCCCGGATCTGCCGCACGTCTATCTCGCGTCGGGCCGCGACGAGGCGATCGACAAGACGATCCGGATGCTGCGCTGGCACCGCAAGAGCGCGCGCGTCGTGATCTCGCTCGAGGGCGCGTACGTCGGGCACACCAGCGCGTGTGCGCGCTCGATCAGCGATCCCTCGGTGCACGCGATGGGCCCCGCGCTCTTCGAGTGGCCGCGGGTGCCGCATCCCGAGCTCGTCGGTGACGCGGAGAGCGAGGCCGCGCTGCGCGCCGCGATCGCCGCGGCGGGCGGCCCGAGCGCGGTGCTGGGCATCGTCGTGGAGCCCATGCAGGAACGCACGGGCCGGGTGCTGAGCCATGCATTCGTGCATGCCCTCGCCCGGCTGCGCGCCGAGACCGGCGTGCCGATCGTGAGCGTCGAGACCGCGGGCGCGTACTACCGCAGCGGCGCGGGCGCGTTCGCGAGCGAGACGTGGGAGCTGGTGCCCGACGCGCGCGTGTGGTGGACCGGCGGGCAGCTCGGCATGGTGCACGTCGGCAAGTCGCTCTGGGTCGCGACGCCGATGACGTTCGTGAGCACGTG is a window encoding:
- a CDS encoding amino acid adenylation domain-containing protein produces the protein MSAVPLSAAVHAALRAHDDEPAGDVEFPLTPTQHAMLVHSLRASTPGVEIEQLVVQLPEAIDVARMRAAWVWGTERFEALRTHFVWHDGEPRQRVLERATLPFEQASTGDLARFLVEDRARGVDLGRAPGARVTLLDRTLVFTFHHALLDGRSFTRVLREVMQRYDEGEAYDPPRPPSMRAHCEHLARRDLAADRAFWSEQLRGFGGPTPLPASRGAEPSGARHVELEARLGASATSRLVELGVQHGFTLANAVQAAWAIVLARHAREDDVCFGSTRAGRHGTVPEALEAVGCLIHTTPLRVAVPPERDVLAVLRDLRALGLAVRAHEHTPLTSIREWTGLPALFESLVVFERYLVDRALRALGGAWCDRRVSVHEQSEPPLVLAAYQDHDDLILKLEHDPARFDPDLIAHVRDHLVAILRGIAERPHARVGELVMVGDDEQRALLALAGGDGALMPCDATMITAAIAVVARDAHALPTHTFAQLDHDAGVLAARLAHEGIAIGDVVAVSVRRGPHLATALLGVLRAGAVYLPIDPEWPRDRIAMVLDDAGAKRVIVEDHTRASFAAHPSLAIDAPSELDPIAPIDLDPDAPATLIYTSGSTGRPKGVLVPHRALLAHACAIVPAYALDARDRCLQFTSPSFDVSIEEMLPTWLAGACVVPRSERAAASIDTFLDELERHAITVVNVPSAFFTEVALHLHDHDRALPACVRLVIVGGERPSASAYATWRARHPRVRFVNAYGPTEVTITSTLHDPGSATPSELPIGRPLGTCRAYVLDAGGQLAPRGAIGELALSGPQVALGYHARPELTAARFGPDPFARGTTMMRTGDLARWNARGELEILGRADEQLKIRGFRIEPGEIESVLRADPRVRDVVVGARPDASGTLRLVAWIVLRDRDVDPGVLRATCERSLPASMIPSAFVAIDALPITPSGKVDRRALPAPELGTSSRARRADPPEGAFETWIAALFCELLGVPEVGVNESFFELGGHSLLAVRLLSKLSARGPIELGTIFRAPTVRALARAIEDGTTSSTDATLVPLNAPARQTLDPARAPFFLLCGVQLYAALGDAMSADRAVLGGLLACEADVVGAPLDVHVMAPAYLARMRALQPRGPYLLGGVSFGGVVAYEVAQRLRAEGERVELLVLFDTILPRGLHKAGLLGRARTHLARLREPREFLAHLHAAITQRVVRRSDAPATAIDPGALTTEAIDAIRDERFRAAAERYDPGMRPYEGPALVFTARHRRVFPGDRIDRDLGWSALLRGGATYHEVDGNHLTILREPGATEIARVLRERLRNI
- a CDS encoding aldehyde dehydrogenase family protein, whose amino-acid sequence is MQIPGDYIGGRFVPPTGEPLISENPARDGEHVVHTAWSADRVADAVAAAKDAQVAWSRRSFDDRLAALHRFRAVIVAQKERLADAIVKEIGKIRSEARVEIDSLIGRFDLVAAQIRNDLRDGPLPGFPNEALRWHPHGVVGVIGPFNFPLHLCHAHVVPALLLGNTVVMKPSEVAPLCGIRYAEAAHEAGLPAGVLNVVQGRGPTGAAMVAHRDVHGLAFTGSWPVGRRISEAALDKPEMLVALEMGGKNTVIVCEDADVRQAAHEIAVGAYLTTGQRCTCTDRVLVHRALAKPLIDALRKIVGALRFGDPDDASAFAGPMATRAGRDRLEAAMASAVRAGADVVVEGKRLPGGLYRSGSVHVLPEGVHDVPGYTDTELFGPDVGVEIVESDDEAIAVLNASPYGFANSVFTSSDARFDRYYRETRCGILNRNRSTNQASPRLPFGGTGRSGNFRPAGSFAPRNLAIPVAVQSNSVLSMAAHASIARALPPHDLERLEAMHDAEERAEANRTPSADARPMRVVRPKGGAVPESTKWVERLYAGDRVPREKKQLVFDHVRSHGPFMVSVDPTPLSVIDAMSQTATMPFGFSHENLVRAYVGGEWGDAMLRPHDITLPSSELDGPGQRAAEHFAQTLRALVPGLPTVCFAGSGAEANEKALALARLHAKDRGPRVLAFDGSFHGRTLFALHATHSPSKRTPFEIAGHEATFAPWPLWGTPNDGEPEEPAGWRDVCARGDAQALRARFGNSDDPLLRAEVESLALVIDTLLRHEHFVVIVEPMQSEGGDRYATARFHRGLRLVTRALGVPLVMDEVQCGFGLGGSFAWHRRFGLVDAEGNADTPDCLTIAKRAQVGIVMSRFADPEPTQAFVASMIRGRLHATMLATSDDGARVEAMVRARVPELERRWGHRIRCVRVQGFAFAFDLATPAELDAYLGQRFWRGAIAFAAGDRTVRYRLNASFEEHDVDEVFRVVHQSLAWLDAHPHEKAPEWHDVASPPRPAQPEVRIRRAAPDEVEALLPPILGLEEQVYEPARRDPEHRLRLGFEDPDGIVVLAERKDGDAWTLVGYAMAAPIERVPEVSGPDRDPARGRADTIYSLALTVDPALQGTGIGRRLKAAQLDHARAMKRADGSPRYRWCTGRNRLGHADAMMRLNDSFGAFTAVTLENQYGEDALARYYRQPLGPIAVEGGVPGSEGVVDLASGLVAPFAAPPATLVRAEREGIVSGATIDKITLLNYVTPPAVRAIEHVAALSPDLPHVYLASGRDEAIDKTIRMLRWHRKSARVVISLEGAYVGHTSACARSISDPSVHAMGPALFEWPRVPHPELVGDAESEAALRAAIAAAGGPSAVLGIVVEPMQERTGRVLSHAFVHALARLRAETGVPIVSVETAGAYYRSGAGAFASETWELVPDARVWWTGGQLGMVHVGKSLWVATPMTFVSTWDGDELSLIQMHHQLRAARKVDVAAGASALDAALAGTSARGAGLYRVVELGERRDAIADALRARGIVVRRLPGGRIAIAPALDRAVAQSEALGAALRAIG
- a CDS encoding TadE/TadG family type IV pilus assembly protein yields the protein MRVEGPKRPGFARRLLGDQKGAAMAEAVIMLPVIILVWGIILYIHFGFRDAQRNMATLRDHAWSHAFTGCNTSAPSPTVLEEGMQFDGETAGGIDGLGGALRWVANTLFMIDEFGGRRDVDIARPESLGGGSRTLRWELLIACNEDQRGDDETPWYEALFDFFSGA